DNA sequence from the Nicotiana tomentosiformis chromosome 3, ASM39032v3, whole genome shotgun sequence genome:
ataaattttcatgattcacagagctcttcagaatttcaggttgagttctttactccatgcttctttcatgtcttttatatactattgtcatgccttacatactcgatactttatttgtactgacgtcccttttgcttggggacgctgcgtttcatgcctgcaggtcccgatagataggttgagagttctcctagtaggctatcagctcagcagaaggtgtttgtgcactccacttgctccggagttgcctatttggtcagtatgatttgaatatgtattgtttggtatggcgggctttgtcccaacctttatgatatttatgtactctttgaggcttgtagatagatgtcatgtatatggatactagtatggccttataggccagtacgtcatatgtataagttggtattttacgttgtattctacttatctcacgacagcctctccggctcatttacctatgatagtatgatacgaaagatatgttatgttggtactcggttgattaAGGTACCGGGTTCCCAtcacggcccatcgatttgggtcgtgacacagaggtcttgtgtttggaggAGGTTTGGAGGGATTCTCTTTCGACTTCAGGCATTAGTTTTGCACTAAAGTCAGCAAACACTTGTGACTTTATCGTCGTTCACGGCTGGTATGTGATATCATGCTCGCTGAGCTCAATGGCCTACTTGGCCAGCCTCCCCGATAGCTTGGGTTTATGTAAAATGCTTCTGAGAGGGAAGGTCATGACGATCGAGATGGGGTTGTACTGGAAATACAGTCTAAGCTTTCGAGATGGGGTACCTTGTCTCGGCGTCGACTAATATTTCGCTAATgtaatagataggagattgcgtacctttattttttcaaattagGACGGTGCTCACCGCTAACTCGGATATAGCTAGATAAACGAGGAGACGTTCCCCCGGCTCAAGTTTTGAAAGCAAGGGCGGCGACAACAAGTATGCCTTTAGTTCCCTCAAGGCCTAGACGCACTCTAAAGTCTATTGGAGGCCATTATCTTTCTTGAGCATACCAAAGAATTTATGGAATCAATCTGACGACCACGAGATGAACCTTGATAGGGCGGCGATATGGCCAGTCAATCTTTGGACTTGCTTTTTGGTGGTCAAGAGTTCGGGTATCCCTTCGATGGCTTTAATTTGGTCAGGATTGGCCTCGATTCCTCGCTGTGATACAAGGAACCCTAGAAAGTTTCCTGAGGCTACTCCAAACACACACTTCTCCGGGTTCAATTTCATTTTGTACTGTCTGAGTATGTCGAAAGTCTCTTTTAGATGATCGAAATGATCTTCTCCTCTTTACGATTTGACTAGCATGCCGAGCTGATCCTTGAACATTCTCATCACCAACCTTTGATAGGTCTCCCTTATATTCTTTAGTCCGAAatgcatgaccctgtaacaatacgtaccttggtgggtgatgaatgTGGTTTTTTCCTACTCTTCCTTTTCCATGAGGATCTGAGTATGGTTGTCATATCAATGAGTTGGTCGATGTGAGGCAGTGAGAATGAATCTTTtaggcatgctttgttcaagtctgtgAAGTCTATACATATCCGccatttcccattcttctttTTTACCATTaccacgttggcgacccattTGGGGTACTTAGATTCCCTTATAGAACTATTTTCTAACAGTTTTTCCACTTCATCGCGCACTCTGTCATTGATTGCTGAGTTGAATTTACACCTGACCTGCTTCACCGGAGGGTGGTAGGGGTCAACGTTTAGTTTGTGTGTGGCAATCTCCTTTGGGATGGCTGAAAGCAAACAAATCAGTGTTAGTatttaagaattgactgaatttACCTGGGTCCTGGAGCTTGAAACTGATATAGGACTTTTTGATATGGTTGTTGGAGTCTAATTGAAcagggtcgaggtcttctatggtcgacCTTGTGGCTTCGACTACATCGGGATCTTTGATACCTTCTCCGACCtcgtcatgccccgacctcgaccCTATTGATTGCTATGCCTATTTTTATTTGTCCTTCCTTTGCTAGGAAGTCATGCTGTCTAAAGCAATGCAGTAGCATTCCCGGATGTACGCTTCTCTCCTCGTATGCTGAATATCCCCCATGGAGTTGGAAATTGAATGACTTGGTATAAGCTGGAGGGAATGGACTTCATGGGGTGTATCCACGGTTGTCCTACTATGGCAATGTACGCAGTGTCTTGGTACATGATGTGGAATGTTGTATTCAGAGTTACGCCGCCGACCAAAATAGGGATAGTAATTCTCCGGATGTctgttcaactgcattgttaaaaccagttAGCGTGGCATTATCCTATACTCAAGTTTCATTTGGGAAAGTAATTGGGGATGGATGATGCACGCACCACTTCCATCATCAATCTTAATACGTTTGACATCAGTATCCAAAATTCATAGAGTAATAACGAGAGCGTCATGATGAGGGAAGACCAAACCGTCGATATCTGACTTGTCGAAGAAGATTCTTTCTTTGAGTTCGTCGTACCGTTCGTGGGTGATAGATCGCTTGAGTTTGTGTGTAGTGGTGAACTTCACGCTATTGATGAAGGCGTCAtctccgatgatcatgttgatggtacGGGCTGGTGAGAGTGGTTTAGGTGGCCCTTGATGTTCGTACCCTCTGGCGAAATTGTTTCTTTCGTTGTCGCTCAGCAACTCTTTAGGATGTCCTTGACGTAGCATATTCACGACCTCCTGCCTTAGGGCGATGCCGTCTTTCATTTTGTGCCATCGTTCTTGGAGGAACTCATAGAAGGCATTAGACTTTTTGGTATTAGGGTCTGATCTCATCTTCGGCGGACATTTCACTCTTGTCCGAGCTTCTCCAGGGCGTAGACTATCTCTAtgggtgacacacaaaaattatgaGTAGAAAGTAGGGGGCATACCTCGATCGTTCCGATGAGTTACCATCCTGGGTGGTTGGTGTCGTTCCCTATTAGGTCGTGGGATCAGGTGATCTCTTCTGACATTGTCTCTTCGATCCTTTCTTGACTCTGCTTGGACTGAGGTTAGCCGGTGGGTTGGcccattgaggtcgtcctcaTTTACACGGACTTCAACATATAAGCATTGTGGATctcatcccaagtggttgggggATACTTTATCAACCGACTTAACATATTCCTCGTTGCTCTTGAACCATCCCTGCTCAACCCGCTCTGAAAGGCTGTGACTGCCATCTTTTCAGACACGTTTGGCAAAGTCATTCTTACTCGATTGAACCGAGCGAGGAAGTCCCCCAATCCCTCTCCCAGAGACTGTTTGATGGAAAATATGTCGTTCACCCTGGCCTCGGCCTTTTTGGCTGGCGTGGGCCAttacgaacttgtcggccatttCTTCAAATATTTCGATAGAGCATGCTGGTGGCTacgaataccatgttaatgctccTCCAGTGAGGGTTTTGCCAAACTTTTTCAGCAAAATGGAAGacacttgttctttggcgaggtcGTTGCCTTTTACGTCGGTGAGGTAATGAGTCACATATTCTTCGGGGTCGGTTGTACCATCATATATCCTGAGGTAGGACAGCATTTTAAAAGTATTTGGTATAGCATGTGGGGCTGCGTCATCACTGTATGGTTGTTCGACGAACCGGTCGGCGTCTCTCTTTGGCAACAGATTGGGAGCGCCCtgtattttatcgaccctttccTGGTGTTCTTTCATTTAATCTCGGAGTGCCTTGTTGTCattctccatttcctccatccttttcaaaATGGTTGCGAGGGCGTTGTCACTTGCACTATTAATGACATTGTCAGTAATACCTGTCATAGGAGGAGGGAGTTGGTTGCACTACTCGTCTACTGGTTATACCATGAAAGTTCTTGTGTTTTTTGTAGTTGGATCCCGGGCGGGCTTGTTGAGGACGCTGGTTAGCATGTCAGTTTAGCCATGCTTCAAGGAGCATTTTTACAGCTAGGGGCGTCTCCTCCCCCATCGATGTGGAGGctcccttaccaagagattttATGATGCTGGAGTGAGGAGGCGACGACCCATCTCGCCTAGGGGAGGCATTGGGCAATGTGTCTTCGTCAGTCGTTTCACAGCTTTCATTGATGATGTTCATGAGGTTAGTTGGGAGGTCGCTCATTATTCTCATCCTTCCTTCTCGGTTACCTGGCATGTTGGGATTTGTGCATATAAAGAAAGGAGACCctgtttttgcttttttttttgttttacgtTAGTGACCCGTGTTGGCTGTAGATCTAGAATAAACTAAAAGCTTAAGTAAGAAATTCTCAGAGACGGCACCAAATTATttgacaaaaaaatatattttttggttcaaataattaaatttatgtgataatgggttaaacctagttaataataatatttttagatgTGGGTTCCGAAAACATGGATAATATGAAATAGATCCGATGGTAGATTGATAGCAGCGTGCGATAATTATTCAAgaagtatgagcaataatggagCATTTAATAGCAATAAATAACAGTAAATGGCATTTAAGAAAATAggaagaatgattcacccaattattctcggatctgatggaaaagtatggaataatatgaACCCGAATCTTGATCAAaaggtagtgtttgtatcttaataagagagagagagagagagagagagagagagagagagagaaaatctTTTATCAGAAATTTGTTCTTATCAAATGAATGTCACATGCCCCATATCATTGtctttttttctatttatatgaggCATTTTCTTAGTaaatcctaatagtacaagtgcaaagaatatccactagaataatCTCTATAATATCCTATTTTAAAAACTAGTCATTACAAACTTATCAACAATACTCGACCTCGACCATTGTTGACATCACGACCATGAATCTCGCCGCTTCCTGGTCGACCTCGACTGACGATGGCTCGAGGGTTTTTTCTTTAGTATTATCTTACCTTAAATATTCTCGGACAGATTTTGACTTATACAGTTTCGAGACGCGGGCCCCAATTAACTTTTTGTGTTGGCTTTTTAATTCTTCgcaaaaatattaatttcattgtttgaattagtttgtcatagttatatttatagtatgaaattattttggctagattcgagccgttgggagttggataatcgagggaaaggccttctagttaattgatttagcgtggtttgaggtaagtgacttttctaaccttgtgggggagggggaggggagggaattaccccttagtatttggtgttgtttgtgaaaattgtgatatgtgaatgcCGTGTactcaaggtgacgagtgtgtacacgagaaaaatatggaaattctcgattttagctatgtagatccctttcatgccttaattaagTTGCTTTAATATGTTATAGCCATCCTTTTCTTGTCTAAATTCACATGTCTatttgtcttatctcttacttgctaattacTTTACATGTCTAGTTGAAGTTCGTGTTTCCTCTAtcccgtattcattatttaattgttgaattatttacttgaaattgctattcttggaatatcttgttgttaaaattggtattgagttgcaaaggctGTGATTCCTATTGAGGCAACGTGTTAAGTGGTGAaatatcattctattgagttatTCTTCTGGTTGTTATTGTTAAGACTTTGTGTGCATTGTAATTGAGTCGTGGGTTCCTTATTATAAAattttgttattgtttggtttctctaGCAAGTTGTAATTTTGGGCACTTGAAGTGTGATTTATGATACGATGTGATATTCATACGCATGTGGTAGTATAAAGTCTgggggttgaaatgcatgcggtaagataaggtggAGTTGATACGCTGGCTAgtagggaactactagaagccatgaggtgtgataaggtaggctaaaacacgagatgctatttcaggaaaaataattttcaaaactaaatataaaggctcccgcagtgatataaggaaaggctGAGTTATTTTTGTGATTTGGGATTACAAGACAATACCTCGGTAGTGgcccttgttgatctttctctatttgctATATTTGTCTTGGttgtttgtttccttaacatgtcaaTCTTGGTTTCCTTCCGTGTTGTATTATCTGCCTTGATTATGTGTAGTTAACTTTTGGTAAATTCCTTATTTGTTACGTTTCCATTATTACCATTGTATTGTTATATCTAtcgtcttgtttcttattattttcagtagggccttgacctaacctcgtcactactctaccgaggttaggcttagcacttactgggtaccgttgtggtgtactcatgctacactttcgcacatcttttgtacagatccaagtacttcctaTCAGTCCTGGCACTAGTGAGCTGAGTTtgcatttggagacttcaagatatgcCTGCCCGCatttgcaggcctcggagtccccttctatcccttttatattttttcttctttgctAGACACAGTTGTATAggaatgattttggtattgtcatagagcttatgacttgtattacGTCGGGTTTTGGGCTATTGTATACACATTGAGCTATAAAGATTTCCTTTTAATATATGTTGTTGAGTTTAGAGATTTCCAGTTATTATTTCATTCACTTccgcatgtttgttaggcttacctagtcttagagactaggtgttgtcacgacatcctacggtggAAAATTGAGATCGTGTCAATTGGATACATTATTTTTGAGTAAATTATGTTCTAATTTGCAATTAGGTttattgttattgattaaaaTTTTTACTTCATTGTTGTATTTGGGATCTTAACTAGATTTTCTATTATAAATAAATAGTTGTTAGATCttgaaaaagaaaacaagaaattaataaattaagatAAGCCAAGAAGAAAGAACAAATATGAGATAATTTTCCTACACTTTAATGTTCAACAATtgattttttactttttaactttttgtattattgttattataGAGTAATTATAACTGAGTTTACTGTTACAATAAAATTCAATTGTGATTTCCAACTAGATTTATttctttgattatttatttttgatGTTACTATTATTTTAAGATTATGAATTTCATGTAATTTACTCTTATTAGCAAAAGatttgaaaaggaaaaaaataaatttaaaaagaaagaaaaatacaaatacaaataagaaataaaaatagtcaatttaaaaataaatgttAAACGCCACATGAATGTTCTTTTTGGCCTAATGTAATAACTAACTTTCACACATTATAAAGAGGGAAGCTACTTGATAGAAAATTCAGGGCTAATAGCAACACATGATTTTAGTATTCAGGGGGTTTTCAGGTAAATCTATAAATTAAGGGTCATTACGTAATATTCCATAATTTATAAATAACGTACTCTGCCGCCAAGTCTTTTCATTTGCAGATCATCTCTTTCCATTGTCTCTGTACATCTCTTTTCATTCTCTCTGTTACAACCTATTCCCTATGGATCGTAGACATAGCTGCGCAGTCTGCAAACAACAGAGAGTCAAATGTAAACCAAATTGCAAATTTCTGAATAATCTTCCGAGGGAAAAATACAAGACGTATGAGAAAATCCATCAAGTGTTCGGTTTTTCCCAATTCGAAATATTTTATGATAAAGTTGATCAAAGGAACAGAGATAGGATGATAGACTCCTATCTCTACCAAGCTAATTCTCGAATTGAGCGTCCAATACTTGGCGTGAATCAAGAAATTGAATCTTTGAAATTTCAACTTGCAAACACAAAAAGGTAATTAGTTCTGACCACTTGCAtacatttattgattttttttaaatacgAAAATTGATGAAAGCTTCCAATGTAGGCTAGCTGCAGAAGAGATTCTAGTGAGCGGACTGGGCGTCACACTAGTAGAGGTTATTCTTTCTTGTTTTGGTGAATttatggaaaattttgaaaattttatataCTTGTAGAAAAAGAAAGATGATAATATACTGTTGTGAGTTAttggttttttctttttcttatagtTTCTATCAAAGATTGTCATTCTTTATTTGAATTTTTCTTGTTTAATCCACTAAAAGATTTcgttagggttttagggtttcgCTAAAAGTCTACTACAGTATTTGATTTCCGAATTAATTTAGAGAAACGGACTTGAAGAATTACGCATTGGTTTTTGGTTCATAATTTTGGCACTGTAGGAAGAAGTACTGTTGTGGTCTCTTAGTTACTACTTACTACTTCCGGttcattttatttgatttttttttttaccgtTTTTCATACATATTAAGGAATTAATTTTTtagaattaattaataataaaattgaccatattaatctTAATTTGTTCATTGGAAATGCAACAAATACTTTTAGACTCTTTACTCCAACGATAACTTTGGAAAAAAGTAATTAATTGGTtcttgatatttgaaaaaatcaaatattatggacCATAAAACCAATTAAATTGGATCGGAGGGAGCAGTTAGCGTAACAAAGAGACATATGGTAACACCTTGTTCatgtggtacaagaagtttgattCCCCtctaaatttttttttgttttctttatttgatTTGCGTTTTCTTTGGAGACTTAGATTCCAATTTAATGTGTCTCACAACCGAGAAAAATTAGGGAGGTCATTTTGGTTTTGGGTCTGCGACGAATAGGTTCAAGAGATGAGAGAATTAAGGATACCCACCAGAAAGACTAATCCAATCCTTAAGGATGTACCAGAAAATACAACATTTTTGTTACTTGACCAGCCATCAGGAGAAGCAAATACAACGAATACGCTAATTAATAAGATTAAtgaagtagcaattaatgcaaaAACGGCCGATTGAAAAGCAAGAGTTGGTTTCCACTTAATTACTCACTTCATATGTTTTCTATTTGTTTACACGTGTATAAGCTATTTGTTTCTTCATGATTGTATTATGTACTTTTAAGCCAAAATAACATTTGATTGTGAAGCTAAACTCACTATGAAGTATGAACAAGAAGTTTGCTCACTGCTGTATAACATTCTTGTCCTAGATATTCTGACATGACAAGCTCAACAGATAGAAAACTGAATGTCCTTAACGTGATTGTATTTCTTATTTTACTCTTCTCCAATTGAGTTAAGGAAATACTAGTAGGTATCAAGACTACTATGCTTAGAGGGACTATATCCTTTTGATTCAATTTCCCTGTTACTTTATTCTTTTCATAACTCAATCATTATAGCGCCAAAAAGTGGGCTGCTTTGAGTTTGGTTGGGATTAGGAAGTAGAAACCTCAAGGACTATTGCTTTTTTCTTTTCATAACTCAATCATTAATATTGCAGTTTTGTAAATATATCATGGTTGCTGGAGTGAAATCAGTAACTCTACATGACGATAGGATGGCCACTCCTGAGCTTCTTCGTATTAATACACTGATCAACCCGGATGATTACAGAGATAAAACAATTTCCCAACTTTGCAAGGATACACTGATGAAGTTCAACTCTACAGTTGCTCTTCATGTACTACAAggttaatttttttgtttttcctaGTTTCTTGAGTTTCCTTGTCTGCACTTTCTTATATGGATTACTTTTCAGGAAGTCTATCAAACTTGAATGATGCTGAGTTTCAAGAATTTGATGCTGTTATAATTAGTTCTTGCTCAGAGAAGAGAAGAGTAAGAGAATAAACACGTTATTTTGTAAATTTAACCATTTGCCCATCTAATATGTTTCTTTTGCAGAGTGAATTAAATTTGAGATTACGCCAACTGCCTAAACCTGTAGCATTCTACAGTGTAGAATGTAGGGGATGTCTGGCTGAGATCTTTGTGGATCTGAacaatcaaatcaagtctgagGTCAAGTTcttcctcccccctcccccctcccccctaaaTATTTAATGTTAGATTTACTAaagtaatttattttctttttgcagAGATTATTTGGTGAAACAGTTGATACCATTCTGGAATTCCCTAGTTTTGAGGTGCATTTTACTGGCTTTTCTTATTTTGATAATGTTTTTATTTGCAAGGCCCAAGGTTTaatctttttttgtttttaatttaaTTTGCAGAGAGCAATTGCAGTTCCATGGCAGGAACTACCCCAGGGAATGTCAAAGGTCTATTATGCCATGCGGGGTATGTGTTTCCTACTCGGTTTCATAATACTGGAATGATCTTGTATGTGAACTATAATATTGTTCCCCGTCAGTTGCTGAGAATTTTGAAGCCACAAATGGGCGATTTCCGGGAGAATTGTATGATGGTGATATTGAAAATATTAAGACATTCAAAGATTTGTTCTGTGCTACACAGGTATTATATTATATGCATATATATACAAGTTTGATTTCTTTCTCAGTGTTGTTAACCCTATAGCCAATTAATTGCAGCATTTTACTCCTGATTCAATCCCTgatgctattattgcaaaattagtgGGAGGTActacttgtgatatcttttccatAGTAGGAGCTATTATGGCACAGGTAACTATGTGAATTTTTGTCTTTTATTAATGCCTCTTGAAGTTCTTTGCTAATGTCTTTTCTCTGCAGGATTTCATACACTATAAATCTGGAGGAAAGCCAATTAAAAATTTCTTCTTGTATGATGGAGGGGCAGCAGAAGGGATGGTAACTGAGATTGGGTGCTGATGAGCTTGTGAAGGACTTATGATTTCCTTAATTCTTTTGGTAATTGCATATAGTTGGATTGCTACCTAAATTCTTTTTTGGATGGTAACTGAGCTTAGGTGCTGATGAGCTTGTGTAGGACTTATGATTTCCTTAATTCTTTTGGTAATTGTATATAGTTGGATTGCTACCTAAATTCTTTTTGGATGGTAACTGCATATGGTAACTGAGCTTAGGTGCTGATGAGCTTGTGAAGGACTTACGAGTTCCTTAATTCTTTTGGTAATTGTATATAGCCGGACACATGTGGTATGCGTGCTGAAATTGTGAGTTTTTAGTACTTGTTATTACAAtttgttttgacttgtttgaaaTTCTTTAGTTACCACTTACTATGCTTAGTACTAGTTTTGAACA
Encoded proteins:
- the LOC104100107 gene encoding SUMO-activating enzyme subunit 1B-1-like; this encodes MDRRHSCAVCKQQRVKCKPNCKFLNNLPREKYKTYEKIHQVFGFSQFEIFYDKVDQRNRDRMIDSYLYQANSRIERPILGVNQEIESLKFQLANTKRLAAEEILVSGLGVTLVEFCKYIMVAGVKSVTLHDDRMATPELLRINTLINPDDYRDKTISQLCKDTLMKFNSTVALHVLQGSLSNLNDAEFQEFDAVIISSCSEKRRSELNLRLRQLPKPVAFYSVECRGCLAEIFVDLNNQIKSERLFGETVDTILEFPSFERAIAVPWQELPQGMSKVYYAMRVAENFEATNGRFPGELYDGDIENIKTFKDLFCATQHFTPDSIPDAIIAKLVGGTTCDIFSIVGAIMAQDFIHYKSGGKPIKNFFLYDGGAAEGMVTEIGC